GGGCTCAACATCAACCGCGGCTCGGGCTCGCTCCACCCGGAGGCGCTGGCGCGCGCGGTGCGCGAGACGGGCGCCTGGGCGGGGCTGGCCTTCGACGGCGACGCCGACCGCTGCATCGCCGTCGACGAAGAGGGGAACGTGCTGGACGGCGACCAGATCCTGGCCGTGCTGGCCATGGCACGCCGGCGCCAGGGGCGGCTGCCGGGCGGGACGGTGGTCGGCACGGTGATGAGCAACCTGGGCCTGGAGCGGGCGCTGGCCGCCATGGGCCTGCGCCTCCTGCGCACGCGCGTGGGCGACCGCTACGTGCTGGAGGCGATGCTGCGCGAGGGCTGCCTGCTGGGCGGCGAGCCGTCGGGCCACGTCATCCTGCGCGACCTGCACACCACCGGCGACGGCATCCTGACCGGCCTCCAGCTGCTGGCCGCCGCGCGCGAGCTGGGCGCGCCCCTCTCCGAGCTGGCCCGCTCCGTGCCCAAGCTGCCCCAGGTGCAGCTGAACGTGCCGGTGGCGGCGCGCGACGGGCTGGAGGAGAACCCGCGCATCGCCCGGGCCCGCGAGGAAGTGGAGCGGAGCCTCGCCGGCCGGGGGCGGCTCGTCCTCCGCTCCAGCGGCACCGAGCCGGTGGTGCGCGTCATGGTGGAGGCGGAGGTCGAGGAGGAGGCGCGGGCGGCCGCCGAGCGGCTGGCCCGCGTGGTGGAGCAGGAACTGCGGGGGAGGTGAGGCGGGGGCGCGGGCAGGCGCCCGGCCGGAGCCGCCCGAGGCGGCGGGGACGGGACGGAACGGCTGTCGGCGGGAAGGACGGGCGAGGGAAGGTTCAAGCGCCGGGACTCGCCAGGGCGAGTCGACGAGGCGGGGGCTGATCGAAGGGTTCGGCGGATGGTCCCCCGGCCGCCCACGGTCGTCAGGCTCTCCACAAACCCCGGGGGCGACCCCGGGAACAAAGGGGGAGCCGCGTGGGGTCCGCTTCCTCTCCCCGGTTCGGGGCCGCGCCGCGGCGCGCGGCACCGGGCCGTTCCTCCGCGTCCCGGGAAGACGGGAACCCGGTCCCGGAGGGGCCGGGAAGGAGGGACGGAACCCCATCATGTGCGGGATCGTCGGTTACGTGGGCGGGCGCCGCGCCGACCAGGTCCTCCTGGACGGCCTGCGCCGCCTGGAGTATCGCGGCTACGACTCGGCGGGCATCGCGGTCAACCCCGACCACCACGTCGAGGTGCGCAAGGTGGCGGGGCGGCTGGAGGAGCTGGTCCGGCTGGTGGAGGAGGAGCCGCTCCGGCCGGCCACCGTCGGCATCGGCCACACGCGCTGGGCGACGCACGGGCGGCCCACGCGGGAGAATGCCCATCCGCACACGGACGAGGGCGGCCACTGGCTGGTCGTTCACAACGGCATCCTGGAGAACTTCGCCTCGCTGCGCCGCGAGCTGGAGGCGCGCGGCCACCGCTTCCGGACCGAGACCGACTCCGAGGTGGTGCCGCACCTGCTGGAGGAGCTCTACCGGGGCGACCTGCTGGAGGCCGTCCGCCAGACCGCGCTGCGCCTGCGCGGCTCCTTCGCCCTGGTCGTCCTGCACGACGCCGAGCCGGAGCGGCTGGTGGCCGTCCGCCAGGAGAGCCCGCTGGTGATCGGGCTGGGCCGGGAGGAGAACCTGGTCGCCTCCGACCTGCAGGCGCTCCTCCCCTACACCCGCGAGGCGCTGGTGCTGGAGAACGGCGAGATCGCCGAGGTCGACCGGCGGAGCGTGCGCCTCCTCCGCTTCGACGGAAGCCCCGTGGAGCGCCGGCCGATGCACGTCACCTGGAGCGTGGAGGAGTCCGAGCGCGGCGGCTACCGCCACTTCATGCTGAAGGAGATCATGGAGCAGCCCGAGGCGCTGCAGGAGACGCTGCGCGGCCGCATCGACGCCGAAGCCGGCGAGCTGGACTGGGAGGGCCTCGGGCTCGACCGCGAGCGGCTGGCCCGCGTCCGGCGCGTGGCCGTCGTCGCCTGCGGCACCGCCTTCCACGCCGGGCTGACGGCGCGCGAGCTGATCGAGCGCTGGGCGCGCATCCCGGTGGAGGCGGAGGTGGCCTCCGAGTTCCGCTACCGGCGGCCGCTGGTGGACGCGGAGACGCTGGCGCTGGCCATCAGCCAGTCGGGCGAGACCTCCGACACGCTGGCCGGCCTCCGTCTGGCCCGGGAGATGGGCGCCACGGTGCTGGGCGTCTGCAACGTGATGGGCTCCTCGGTCGACCGCGAGTCCGACCTGCGTCTCTACACGCGGGCGGGCCCCGAGATCGCCGTCGCCTCCACCAAGGCCTACACCACGCAGCTCCTGGCCGTCACGCTGCTCGCCCTGGCCCTGGGCGAGTCGCACGGCCGCCTGCCGGCCGAGGAGCGCCACCGCCTGGTCCGCGGTCTGGCCGCGCTGCCCGCGCGGGCGCGGGAGGCGCTGGCCCTCTCGGCGCGGCTGGAGGAGCTGGCGCGCGAGGCGGCGGGCTGGAGCGACGTCTTCTACCTGGGACGCGGCCTGGACGTGGCGGTGGCCATGGAGGGCGCGCTCAAGCTGAAGGAGATCTCCTACCTGCACGCCGAGGCCTACCCGGCCGGCGAGCTGAAGCATGGTACGCTGGCCCTGATCAGCGAGGGCGTCCCCGTCTTCGCCGTCCTCACCCAGCCCGAGCTGCGCGCCAAGACGCTCTCCAACCTGC
Above is a genomic segment from Bacillota bacterium containing:
- the glmS gene encoding glutamine--fructose-6-phosphate transaminase (isomerizing) — encoded protein: MCGIVGYVGGRRADQVLLDGLRRLEYRGYDSAGIAVNPDHHVEVRKVAGRLEELVRLVEEEPLRPATVGIGHTRWATHGRPTRENAHPHTDEGGHWLVVHNGILENFASLRRELEARGHRFRTETDSEVVPHLLEELYRGDLLEAVRQTALRLRGSFALVVLHDAEPERLVAVRQESPLVIGLGREENLVASDLQALLPYTREALVLENGEIAEVDRRSVRLLRFDGSPVERRPMHVTWSVEESERGGYRHFMLKEIMEQPEALQETLRGRIDAEAGELDWEGLGLDRERLARVRRVAVVACGTAFHAGLTARELIERWARIPVEAEVASEFRYRRPLVDAETLALAISQSGETSDTLAGLRLAREMGATVLGVCNVMGSSVDRESDLRLYTRAGPEIAVASTKAYTTQLLAVTLLALALGESHGRLPAEERHRLVRGLAALPARAREALALSARLEELAREAAGWSDVFYLGRGLDVAVAMEGALKLKEISYLHAEAYPAGELKHGTLALISEGVPVFAVLTQPELRAKTLSNLREVRARGGRLFVLAPASLREEVEPLGELLPLPETEPELMPVLAAVPLQLFAYHAAVARGNDVDKPRNLAKSVTVE
- the glmM gene encoding phosphoglucosamine mutase encodes the protein MSRLFGTDGVRGLANRELTPELAFDLGRAAGTVLGRGGRPRFLVGQDPRRSSGMLEAALVAGLASVGADVERLGVVTTPGLAFLVREAGASAAAMVSASHNPAEYNGIKFFSAEGFKLPDAVEDEIEALLRGGGELPRAEGEALGAVAGAEERTERYVDFLAGSVPEGALAGLPLAVDCANGAASRIAPAVLKRLGARLTVLHAEPDGLNINRGSGSLHPEALARAVRETGAWAGLAFDGDADRCIAVDEEGNVLDGDQILAVLAMARRRQGRLPGGTVVGTVMSNLGLERALAAMGLRLLRTRVGDRYVLEAMLREGCLLGGEPSGHVILRDLHTTGDGILTGLQLLAAARELGAPLSELARSVPKLPQVQLNVPVAARDGLEENPRIARAREEVERSLAGRGRLVLRSSGTEPVVRVMVEAEVEEEARAAAERLARVVEQELRGR